One stretch of Paenibacillus sp. AN1007 DNA includes these proteins:
- a CDS encoding response regulator → MKIRNKLLIGFTALMVIMIALTFVSYERLNSSNKQIDQMYQERYLKVRFTSAARGEVNDIAKVLANLLLNPNNSVKAAETDLKEMKERGAGYLKQVRDRADTATEHQLVDQVNNAWDAYTNYASRVTSLMSQNRVEDANNYRNSTGLAVQKGAVDTLNALSRYQDQEIDAEIKDANAAYTRAVQITVSIMVAGLLLALGVILWVLPSITRGLNTVSMMITSFGKGRYKTIRRIQIKSTDEIGQIATVFKDVSNDLEEKLEIEKAYVQAQQDQNWMSSNIARVPELLRGIGSIRQISQMFISEFTSVLGAQLGVVYLIDEEKHPDELRRYGSYAFEENGELGKEVYRIGEGLIGQAALDMTPIVLDHTPDQYVSIGSASGSAPAAGIMIYPVVFEDELIGVVELASFEGFGEMHKQLFGQLIMNLGVILNNVRRRLRVEELLRESQALTEELQVQSEELQTQQEELRRSNENLEEQTDALKRSEELLQRQQEELEHFNTELIAKTRALEEQVREVEEKNDEIEKTKTQLEQQAMQLSMTSKYKSEFLANMSHELRTPLNSLLILSQLLSENKDGNLSSKQQEYAQTIYMSGADLLKMIDEILDLSKVDAGKMDINYETVRLDELTHFVTQNFGPMANKKELDLNIDFDSSLPEWIYTDSHRVKQILRNLLSNAFKFTNRGSVNLIARRMKPEELPGYLNTNQEYLGFSIKDTGIGIPSDKTDLIFEAFQQVDGTTSRKYGGTGLGLSISRELARLLGGAIQVESSEGVGSTFTLFLPDNHEEAEMAEEEAAREAAVSSEQQQEQLSDSGSVRRSQQSILAPDPERSRAADLSSARSTEVTRIEDDLHNIVEGDKTLLIIEDDVKFAHILMDMARGRGFKALVATQGDTGLQMAREYLPDAVILDIQLPVMDGWTILGELKSSSVTRHIPVHVISVVDDMKQGLMMGAIAYLKKPSSKDSLDKAFSHIESYTENQLKRLLIVEDDEIQRKAIIELIGHDDVAITAVSTGQEALNELHSQRYDCMVLDLMLTDMTGFELLDQIRDDEYLNDLPIIIYTGKELDSKEEMKLRKYAESIIIKDVKSPERLLDETTLFLHRVEANLPEDKRRILQKLHNKETLFEGKKILLVDDDIRNVFALSSVLEGYRMDVTFAENGREALETLENNPDFDLVLMDMMMPEMDGYEAMTRIRQNPKFEKLPIIALTAKAMKEDRGKCIEAGASDYVKKPIQTDQLLSLMRVWLYS, encoded by the coding sequence ATGAAAATCAGGAATAAACTGCTGATTGGTTTTACCGCCTTGATGGTCATCATGATTGCCCTCACCTTTGTAAGCTATGAACGGCTTAACAGCAGTAACAAACAGATCGATCAGATGTATCAGGAACGTTATCTTAAAGTCCGATTCACTTCTGCGGCGCGCGGGGAAGTCAACGATATTGCCAAAGTGCTGGCTAACTTGTTATTGAACCCGAACAATTCGGTCAAAGCAGCAGAAACGGACTTGAAGGAAATGAAGGAAAGGGGCGCCGGTTATCTGAAACAAGTCAGAGACCGGGCGGATACTGCCACGGAGCATCAACTTGTCGATCAGGTGAATAACGCGTGGGATGCTTATACGAATTATGCTTCAAGAGTGACTAGCCTGATGTCCCAGAATCGGGTGGAGGATGCGAACAACTATCGCAACTCGACAGGACTTGCGGTTCAGAAGGGAGCGGTGGACACCCTAAATGCGCTGTCTCGTTATCAGGATCAGGAGATTGATGCCGAGATCAAGGACGCCAATGCTGCCTATACGAGAGCGGTCCAGATAACGGTAAGCATCATGGTGGCCGGATTGCTTCTCGCCCTTGGAGTCATTCTCTGGGTGCTTCCAAGCATTACGCGTGGTCTGAACACAGTGTCGATGATGATTACCAGTTTTGGCAAAGGCCGGTACAAGACGATCCGCCGAATACAAATCAAATCGACCGATGAGATTGGGCAGATTGCCACTGTTTTCAAAGATGTCTCGAACGATCTCGAAGAGAAGTTGGAGATCGAAAAAGCATATGTACAGGCGCAGCAGGATCAGAACTGGATGAGCTCCAACATTGCGAGAGTACCTGAGCTGCTTCGCGGAATCGGCTCCATCCGTCAGATTTCCCAGATGTTTATTAGCGAATTCACATCTGTACTTGGTGCGCAGCTGGGCGTCGTCTATCTGATTGACGAAGAGAAACATCCAGATGAGCTGAGACGCTATGGGTCGTACGCTTTTGAAGAGAATGGAGAGCTGGGCAAAGAGGTATATCGGATTGGGGAAGGTTTGATTGGTCAGGCGGCACTGGATATGACCCCAATTGTGCTGGACCACACGCCTGATCAATATGTGAGCATTGGTTCCGCTTCAGGTTCGGCACCAGCTGCGGGAATTATGATCTATCCTGTCGTGTTTGAGGATGAACTGATTGGCGTGGTAGAACTGGCTTCTTTCGAAGGTTTTGGTGAAATGCACAAGCAGCTGTTCGGTCAGCTGATTATGAATTTAGGCGTCATTCTTAACAATGTTCGTCGTCGTCTTCGTGTCGAGGAGCTGCTGCGGGAGTCTCAGGCCCTTACGGAGGAGCTGCAGGTGCAGTCCGAAGAACTCCAGACACAGCAGGAAGAACTTCGCCGCTCCAATGAAAATCTGGAAGAACAGACGGATGCCCTTAAACGTTCTGAGGAACTGCTGCAGCGCCAGCAGGAGGAATTGGAGCATTTCAATACCGAACTGATTGCCAAGACGCGTGCGCTTGAGGAGCAGGTACGCGAGGTCGAAGAGAAAAATGATGAAATTGAGAAAACGAAGACACAATTGGAACAGCAGGCGATGCAGCTGTCGATGACCAGCAAATACAAGTCTGAATTTTTGGCGAATATGTCGCATGAACTGCGAACTCCGCTGAACAGTCTGCTCATATTGTCTCAGTTATTGTCGGAGAACAAGGATGGCAATCTCAGCAGCAAGCAGCAGGAATATGCACAAACCATTTATATGTCAGGCGCAGACTTGCTGAAAATGATCGATGAGATTCTGGATTTGTCGAAAGTAGATGCAGGTAAAATGGACATCAACTATGAGACGGTTCGATTGGATGAGCTGACCCACTTTGTCACCCAAAACTTTGGGCCGATGGCTAACAAGAAGGAATTGGATCTCAATATTGATTTCGACAGTTCGCTGCCGGAGTGGATCTATACAGATAGTCATCGGGTGAAGCAGATTTTACGTAATCTGCTCTCGAATGCATTCAAGTTTACGAATCGAGGTTCGGTGAACCTGATTGCACGTCGTATGAAACCGGAGGAGCTGCCTGGATACCTGAACACGAATCAGGAGTATCTCGGATTCAGCATCAAAGATACCGGGATTGGTATTCCGTCCGACAAGACGGATCTGATCTTTGAAGCATTCCAGCAGGTGGACGGAACGACCAGCCGTAAATATGGCGGTACGGGTCTAGGGTTGTCGATCAGCCGTGAGCTGGCAAGACTGCTTGGCGGAGCCATACAAGTAGAGTCCTCGGAAGGCGTGGGGAGCACTTTCACGCTGTTCCTGCCGGATAATCATGAGGAAGCCGAAATGGCCGAGGAAGAAGCGGCCAGAGAAGCAGCGGTATCTTCAGAACAGCAGCAGGAACAGCTTTCTGATTCTGGATCTGTGCGCAGATCTCAACAATCCATTCTTGCGCCTGATCCGGAACGCAGTCGTGCAGCTGATCTGTCATCAGCTCGCAGCACAGAGGTCACCCGGATTGAAGACGATCTTCACAATATCGTTGAAGGAGACAAAACACTGCTGATCATCGAAGATGATGTGAAGTTTGCCCATATTCTGATGGATATGGCAAGAGGCCGCGGCTTCAAAGCGCTGGTTGCCACTCAAGGGGATACGGGGCTGCAAATGGCCCGCGAATACCTGCCTGATGCTGTTATTCTTGATATTCAACTTCCTGTAATGGATGGATGGACGATTTTGGGCGAATTGAAGAGCAGTTCGGTCACACGTCATATCCCGGTGCATGTCATCTCGGTTGTTGATGATATGAAACAAGGATTGATGATGGGGGCTATTGCTTACCTGAAGAAACCGTCGAGTAAAGATTCACTGGATAAAGCATTCTCTCATATCGAATCCTATACAGAAAATCAGCTGAAACGGCTGCTCATCGTCGAAGACGACGAAATACAGCGTAAAGCGATCATCGAATTAATTGGTCATGATGATGTTGCTATTACGGCTGTTTCTACAGGCCAGGAAGCTCTCAATGAACTTCACAGCCAGCGTTACGACTGCATGGTACTCGATCTGATGCTGACGGATATGACGGGTTTCGAGCTGCTGGATCAGATTCGGGATGATGAGTATCTGAATGATCTGCCCATTATCATTTATACGGGGAAAGAACTGGATTCCAAGGAAGAGATGAAACTTCGCAAATATGCGGAATCCATCATTATTAAAGACGTGAAGTCACCCGAGCGTCTGCTGGACGAGACGACCTTGTTCCTGCATCGGGTAGAAGCCAACCTGCCTGAAGACAAACGCCGCATTTTGCAGAAGCTGCACAACAAAGAAACGTTATTCGAAGGCAAGAAGATTCTGCTGGTTGATGATGATATTCGAAATGTATTCGCGTTATCCAGCGTGCTCGAAGGGTACCGCATGGATGTTACTTTTGCTGAGAACGGCCGCGAGGCACTGGAGACACTGGAGAACAATCCTGATTTTGATCTGGTGCTGATGGATATGATGATGCCAGAGATGGACGGTTA
- a CDS encoding cation diffusion facilitator family transporter, translated as MNAYEEIRKGERGAWISIAAYLVLSAFKLICGYLFASSALLADGINNATDIVASAAVLIGLRISQKPPDSDHAYGHFRAETIAALIASFIMAVVGLQVLVEAVRSWYAGDYAAPNLWAAGVAVICAVVMLGVYRYNSRLAKQINSQALLAAAKDNRSDAWVSIGAAIGIVGSQFGLPWLDKVAALLVGLLICKTAWEIFRDSTHLLTDGFDQKQLNDLRSAVARVPGVEIIKDVKARVHGSHVLVDVVIEVDGGLTLIESHEICDQVEERLKRSHNIMHVHVHVEPRSEETHPS; from the coding sequence TTGAACGCTTACGAAGAAATACGTAAAGGAGAGCGGGGAGCCTGGATTAGTATTGCAGCTTACCTCGTATTATCTGCTTTTAAGCTTATCTGTGGATATTTATTTGCTTCCAGCGCTTTGCTTGCAGACGGCATCAATAACGCCACAGATATTGTGGCATCTGCTGCAGTGTTAATCGGGCTGCGCATCTCGCAAAAACCGCCAGATTCGGATCATGCTTATGGTCACTTTCGGGCGGAGACGATCGCGGCACTGATCGCCTCATTTATTATGGCTGTTGTAGGACTCCAGGTGTTGGTTGAAGCAGTTCGTTCATGGTACGCGGGTGATTATGCTGCTCCAAACCTTTGGGCAGCCGGTGTAGCCGTAATCTGTGCTGTGGTCATGCTGGGGGTATACCGCTACAATTCTCGTCTGGCCAAACAAATTAACAGTCAGGCTTTGCTGGCGGCAGCCAAAGATAATCGTTCGGATGCCTGGGTAAGTATTGGTGCTGCCATCGGTATTGTCGGTTCACAATTTGGACTACCGTGGCTTGATAAAGTGGCTGCACTCCTTGTAGGTCTGCTGATATGCAAAACAGCTTGGGAAATTTTCCGTGATTCCACTCACCTGCTCACGGACGGTTTTGACCAGAAGCAGCTGAATGATTTGAGGTCTGCCGTTGCCCGTGTTCCTGGTGTCGAAATCATTAAGGACGTCAAAGCACGAGTACATGGCAGTCATGTACTGGTGGATGTGGTGATTGAAGTGGACGGAGGATTAACGCTGATAGAGAGCCATGAAATATGTGATCAGGTTGAGGAACGTCTGAAACGATCACATAATATTATGCATGTTCATGTGCATGTTGAGCCGCGATCAGAAGAGACACATCCGAGCTAA
- a CDS encoding DUF1328 domain-containing protein produces MLKWSVVFLIIALIAGIFGFFGIVEAAASIAKVLFFIFVVLFIISLITGRSRMR; encoded by the coding sequence ATGTTAAAATGGTCTGTCGTTTTTCTGATTATTGCACTGATTGCCGGAATCTTCGGGTTTTTCGGGATTGTTGAAGCAGCCGCTTCTATTGCAAAAGTACTCTTCTTCATCTTTGTTGTACTCTTTATCATTTCCCTCATTACAGGAAGAAGCCGAATGCGATGA
- a CDS encoding fused response regulator/phosphatase, protein MRILIVDDNPTNVIIIREILKKENYRDIVTASSAMEMFEVLGIGEDNNEPRPKTSDIDLILLDMMMPEMDGIEACSIVQKFENLKDIPIIMVTAIGDSKKLAEALDAGASDYVTKPINKVELMARIRLALRLKQEKDWHKERDQRIQDELKLAAMVQNAVLSHAIEDPSFEVHAIYKPSFELAGDLYSWFPLGEGRYGVLLLDMMGHGISSSLFTMFIASVLKDTVTTYVDPEKVIQELNRRFNQLHLGKQLVQYYFTAIYLVVDTRMKRIDYVNAGHPPALFFRSDGSVTSFDSVCCPVGLFDKMDIEPQTIHYEGSGHIAMYTDGLLEAVQGDQEQQLEFLKEQLKGSHEWNEEAMQKLFFDDELNPERDDDKCLVWITLDKGAETE, encoded by the coding sequence ATGAGAATACTTATTGTTGACGACAATCCGACAAATGTCATTATCATTCGAGAAATTTTGAAAAAGGAAAATTACCGCGATATTGTGACAGCAAGTTCCGCTATGGAGATGTTCGAAGTATTGGGAATCGGTGAGGATAACAACGAACCGCGTCCGAAAACATCGGATATTGACCTGATTTTGCTGGATATGATGATGCCTGAAATGGATGGAATTGAAGCCTGCAGCATCGTGCAAAAATTCGAAAATCTGAAAGACATCCCAATTATTATGGTTACCGCGATCGGTGATTCCAAAAAATTAGCCGAGGCCCTCGACGCGGGCGCATCCGATTATGTAACGAAGCCGATTAACAAAGTGGAACTGATGGCCCGCATTCGGCTGGCTTTACGTTTGAAACAGGAAAAGGATTGGCACAAGGAACGTGACCAGCGGATTCAGGATGAGCTGAAACTGGCGGCGATGGTTCAGAACGCCGTATTGAGCCATGCGATCGAAGATCCATCGTTCGAGGTGCATGCCATTTATAAACCATCTTTTGAGCTTGCAGGTGATCTGTATTCCTGGTTTCCTCTCGGAGAAGGACGGTATGGAGTACTGCTTCTCGATATGATGGGGCACGGCATATCTTCATCCCTGTTCACGATGTTTATCGCTTCCGTTCTTAAGGATACGGTAACAACGTATGTTGACCCGGAGAAGGTTATTCAGGAGCTGAACCGCCGCTTTAACCAGCTGCATCTTGGAAAGCAGCTGGTACAGTACTACTTTACAGCGATTTATTTGGTCGTTGATACCCGAATGAAGCGTATCGATTATGTGAATGCCGGGCATCCCCCAGCTTTATTTTTCCGCAGTGACGGCAGTGTGACTTCGTTTGACAGCGTATGCTGTCCTGTTGGATTGTTCGACAAAATGGATATTGAACCTCAAACTATTCATTACGAAGGTTCCGGGCATATAGCCATGTATACCGATGGGCTGCTCGAAGCGGTTCAGGGAGATCAGGAGCAGCAGCTGGAATTTCTGAAAGAACAGTTAAAAGGTTCTCATGAGTGGAATGAAGAAGCGATGCAGAAGCTGTTTTTTGATGATGAACTCAATCCGGAACGGGATGATGATAAATGTCTGGTGTGGATTACATTGGATAAAGGGGCGGAAACGGAATGA
- a CDS encoding ATP-binding cassette domain-containing protein yields the protein MISTSGITLRYGKRALFEDVNIKFTPGNCYGLIGANGAGKSTFLKILSGEIEANSGEVHITPGERMAVLKQNHFEYDEYPVLETVIMGHSRLYSIMKEKDALYAKADFTEEDGLRAGELEGEFAELNGWDAEPDAAALLIGLGIDRDMHDKKMVELSGNEKVRVLLAQALFGRPNNLLLDEPTNHLDLESIQWLENFLMDYEGTVIVVSHDRHFLNKVCTHIADIDFGKIQLYVGNYDFWYESSQLALALQRDANKKKEEKIKELQAFIQRFSANASKSKQATSRKKQLDKITLDDLRPSNRKYPFINFKPEREAGKQLLTVDRLSKAVEGENMLNDISFVVNKGDKIAFVGPNGNVKSLLFDVVMGETEADSGEYTWGVTTTQAYFPKDNSKYFDGVEMSLVDWLRQYSKDQDETYLRGFLGRMLFSGEEALKKASVLSGGEKVRCMLAKMMQTGANVLILDEPTNHLDLESITALNNGLIDFDGTMLFTSHDHQFIQTIANRIIEITPTGLIDRQMSYDEYLESEEVKELRSKMYPVEA from the coding sequence ATGATCAGTACAAGCGGCATCACGCTCCGCTACGGAAAACGTGCGCTTTTTGAAGATGTGAATATCAAATTCACGCCAGGCAACTGTTACGGCTTGATCGGTGCGAACGGAGCCGGCAAATCAACGTTTTTGAAAATTTTGTCCGGTGAGATTGAAGCCAACTCGGGAGAGGTGCACATCACCCCGGGCGAACGTATGGCCGTTTTGAAGCAAAACCACTTTGAATATGATGAGTACCCGGTTCTCGAAACCGTAATTATGGGTCACTCTCGTTTGTATTCCATTATGAAAGAGAAGGATGCCCTGTATGCGAAGGCAGACTTCACAGAAGAAGATGGCCTGCGTGCAGGTGAACTCGAAGGTGAGTTTGCTGAGCTGAACGGCTGGGATGCAGAACCGGATGCAGCAGCACTCCTGATTGGTCTTGGAATCGATCGTGATATGCATGACAAAAAAATGGTAGAGCTTAGCGGTAACGAGAAAGTCCGCGTATTGCTGGCACAGGCACTGTTCGGTCGTCCGAATAACCTGCTTCTCGATGAGCCTACCAACCACTTGGACCTCGAATCTATTCAATGGCTCGAGAACTTCCTGATGGATTATGAAGGTACCGTTATCGTCGTATCCCATGACCGTCACTTCCTGAACAAAGTATGTACGCATATCGCGGACATCGACTTTGGTAAAATCCAGCTGTACGTAGGTAACTATGACTTCTGGTATGAGTCCAGCCAATTGGCACTTGCTTTGCAGCGGGATGCCAACAAGAAAAAAGAAGAGAAGATTAAAGAGCTGCAGGCCTTTATTCAACGTTTCTCCGCGAACGCTTCGAAATCCAAACAGGCGACTTCCCGGAAGAAGCAGCTCGACAAAATTACGCTGGATGACCTGCGTCCGTCGAACCGTAAATATCCATTTATCAACTTCAAACCTGAACGTGAAGCGGGGAAACAGCTGCTTACCGTTGATCGTTTAAGCAAAGCGGTTGAAGGTGAAAACATGCTGAACGATATCAGCTTTGTGGTGAATAAAGGCGACAAAATTGCTTTTGTTGGCCCGAACGGTAATGTCAAATCGTTACTGTTTGATGTCGTGATGGGTGAAACTGAAGCAGACAGTGGTGAGTACACTTGGGGGGTAACAACAACTCAAGCGTATTTCCCGAAAGATAACTCGAAGTACTTTGACGGTGTAGAGATGAGCTTGGTGGATTGGCTGCGTCAATACTCCAAAGATCAGGACGAAACATACCTACGCGGTTTCCTGGGCCGTATGCTGTTCTCCGGAGAAGAAGCTTTGAAAAAGGCAAGTGTGTTGTCCGGGGGAGAGAAAGTCCGCTGTATGCTGGCAAAAATGATGCAGACCGGTGCGAACGTGCTCATTCTCGATGAGCCGACGAACCACTTGGATCTCGAATCCATCACTGCACTGAATAATGGTTTGATCGACTTTGACGGCACGATGCTGTTCACATCCCATGACCATCAGTTTATCCAAACGATTGCTAACCGCATCATTGAAATCACACCTACAGGTCTCATCGATCGTCAGATGAGCTATGATGAGTATCTGGAAAGCGAAGAAGTGAAAGAGCTGCGCAGCAAAATGTATCCAGTCGAAGCATAA
- a CDS encoding DUF948 domain-containing protein: MIYQLSVALIAVAFAVLVFFLIRTLKSAQGSLDNVSQTLQEVQKTIDELSYEVKQTVRHANDITADVQHKMKKIDPVMESVENLGEVLSEVTAAAKQVSTTLMTRFQTKQPKAGTGKTSESHQVTAPPATASERTLQSYEAVYHDDAKGGKNWMKYIDVAANVWQRMRK; this comes from the coding sequence ATGATCTATCAACTAAGCGTGGCCCTGATTGCAGTGGCATTTGCAGTACTTGTTTTCTTTCTGATTCGCACACTGAAATCGGCCCAGGGTTCACTGGATAACGTCTCTCAGACACTGCAGGAAGTGCAGAAGACCATCGATGAGCTCAGTTATGAAGTAAAACAAACGGTAAGACATGCGAATGACATCACGGCTGATGTGCAGCACAAGATGAAGAAGATTGATCCGGTCATGGAATCTGTCGAGAATCTGGGAGAAGTACTGAGTGAAGTGACGGCAGCAGCCAAGCAGGTGTCAACTACTCTCATGACCCGATTTCAGACGAAGCAGCCGAAAGCGGGAACAGGCAAAACGTCTGAATCCCATCAGGTAACGGCTCCACCAGCTACGGCTTCGGAACGTACACTGCAGTCCTATGAAGCCGTATATCATGATGATGCAAAGGGCGGGAAGAACTGGATGAAATATATCGATGTTGCGGCTAATGTATGGCAGCGTATGCGCAAATAA
- a CDS encoding general stress protein — MNSTNTQAYAKVVENGVQAVEAVKELQTTGYLADHIFVLAHEKDRTDRIADTADAKEIGMKEEGIFDSMANLFRSRGDELRAKIVSMGFTEAEADFYESELDKGKVLVIAKKKD, encoded by the coding sequence ATGAATTCAACCAACACACAGGCTTATGCCAAAGTGGTAGAAAACGGAGTTCAAGCAGTAGAAGCGGTGAAAGAATTGCAGACTACTGGATACTTAGCTGATCATATCTTCGTACTAGCCCACGAGAAGGATCGTACAGATCGGATTGCTGATACGGCAGATGCTAAGGAGATTGGCATGAAAGAGGAAGGTATATTCGATTCCATGGCGAATTTGTTCCGTTCACGTGGTGACGAGCTTCGCGCCAAGATCGTATCGATGGGTTTCACAGAAGCCGAGGCTGACTTTTACGAGAGTGAATTGGATAAAGGCAAGGTTCTCGTTATTGCCAAAAAGAAAGACTAA